A region of bacterium DNA encodes the following proteins:
- the glnA gene encoding type I glutamate--ammonia ligase, with protein sequence MATKEEVLERLRAENVRSLRLQFTDITGVIKSVEVPASQFDKALEGQLVFDGSSIEGFVRIEESDMVLKPDLSTFAVYPWTDGDARVARLICDVYTADGRPFEGDPRHVLRRQIEAAAAMGYRMMAAAEAEFFLFYRTPEGAPTLRPHDAGGYFDLTPVDLGEITRREVVDTLERMGIEVEASHHEVAPGQHEIDFRHADALVTADNLSTFRFVVRSIALRHGLHATFMPKPIFGQHGSGLHTHQSLFKGEENAFYDPKAPDQMSRVMRWYVGGLLEHARSFCLVTNPLVNSYKRLVPGHEAPVHVAWAHRNRSPLVRVPARRGTATRVELRMPDPAANPYLALAVQLAAGLDGIRRRIEPPEPVEKNIFTLSVRDRRRYRIQELPRDLGEALDEFRRSALMREVLGEHVFQHLIAAKEQEWQEYSTYVHGWEIDRYLASY encoded by the coding sequence ATGGCGACGAAGGAGGAGGTCCTCGAGCGGCTGCGCGCGGAGAACGTGCGCTCGCTGCGGCTCCAATTCACCGACATCACCGGGGTCATCAAGAGCGTCGAAGTCCCGGCGAGCCAGTTCGACAAGGCGTTGGAGGGCCAACTGGTTTTCGACGGTTCCTCGATCGAGGGCTTCGTGCGCATCGAGGAGTCGGACATGGTCCTCAAGCCGGATCTGTCGACGTTCGCCGTCTACCCGTGGACGGACGGAGACGCCCGCGTGGCTCGCCTGATCTGCGACGTCTACACGGCCGACGGCAGGCCCTTCGAGGGCGACCCCCGGCACGTGCTGCGGCGGCAGATCGAGGCGGCCGCCGCCATGGGTTATCGCATGATGGCGGCCGCGGAGGCGGAGTTCTTCCTGTTCTACCGCACACCGGAGGGAGCGCCGACACTGCGGCCGCACGACGCCGGCGGGTACTTCGACCTGACGCCCGTGGACCTGGGCGAGATCACTCGGCGCGAAGTGGTGGACACGCTGGAGCGGATGGGGATCGAGGTGGAGGCGAGCCATCACGAGGTCGCGCCCGGCCAGCACGAGATCGACTTCCGTCATGCCGATGCGCTGGTCACCGCGGACAACCTCTCCACCTTCCGGTTCGTCGTGCGCAGCATCGCGCTCCGGCACGGTCTGCACGCCACGTTCATGCCCAAGCCGATCTTCGGCCAGCACGGCTCGGGTCTGCACACGCACCAGTCGCTCTTCAAGGGTGAGGAGAACGCGTTCTACGATCCGAAGGCGCCCGACCAGATGTCGCGTGTCATGCGCTGGTACGTGGGCGGTCTGCTGGAGCACGCGCGGAGCTTCTGCCTCGTCACCAATCCCCTGGTGAACAGCTACAAGCGACTGGTCCCCGGCCACGAAGCGCCGGTGCACGTGGCATGGGCGCACCGCAACCGTTCGCCGCTCGTGCGCGTCCCGGCGCGCCGCGGCACGGCCACGCGCGTCGAGCTGCGCATGCCCGATCCGGCGGCCAACCCGTACCTCGCGCTGGCCGTGCAACTCGCGGCGGGGCTCGATGGGATCCGCCGGCGCATCGAGCCGCCGGAGCCGGTGGAGAAGAACATCTTCACGCTCTCGGTGCGCGACCGGCGCCGTTACCGGATCCAGGAGCTGCCCCGGGACCTGGGCGAGGCGCTGGACGAGTTCCGGCGGAGCGCGCTCATGCGGGAGGTGCTGGGCGAGCACGTGTTCCAGCACCTCATCGCGGCGAAGGAACAGGAGTGGCAGGAGTACAGCACCTACGTGCACGGCTGGGAGATCGACCGCTACCTCGCCAGCTACTGA
- a CDS encoding potassium transporter TrkH — translation MPRAADILEALERETRRSLSLWRRLTAAQLFVSSFLGLVLLGSALLLLLPGLYAGERLSIIDAVFMATSAICVTGLTVVDVATELTPAGQAVLLLLVQLGGLGILTFTTLIILVLGRRITLRSEAVVSGAEAVPVQIDRVRLLRSIVRYALLIEAAGAVALWLAWAPELGAAGAAWPAVFHAVAAFCNAGFSVLPGGMTRFAGDPVTLVILSTLVVAGGLGFIVLEELSMQVRRSPRPRLSLHSKLVLVTSAALLAGGATLFLVFEWRNALAPFPWYERPFEALFLSVMPRSGGYHALDYNTLSTASLFLTLTLMIIGGSPGSTAGGIKTTTVALLVALAVARLRGRVHADAFGRTIPEGTIQRAIGLAVLVIALTAAAVLLLQVTELGGIPYAAAPERFWALTFETVSAFNIVGLSMGVTPELSSAGKLLLVALMFVGRVGPFTLVASMAIAAARRRLHLRYASEDVVVG, via the coding sequence ATGCCCCGCGCCGCTGACATCCTCGAAGCGCTCGAACGCGAGACGCGCCGCTCCCTCTCGCTCTGGCGTCGTCTCACCGCGGCACAGCTCTTCGTCAGCAGCTTCCTCGGCCTCGTCCTACTGGGCAGTGCGCTGCTGCTCCTGCTCCCGGGGCTCTATGCCGGCGAGCGACTCTCCATCATCGATGCCGTCTTCATGGCCACGAGCGCCATCTGCGTCACCGGCCTCACGGTGGTGGACGTCGCGACCGAGCTCACACCCGCGGGCCAGGCCGTGCTCCTGCTCCTCGTCCAGCTCGGCGGGCTCGGCATCCTCACCTTCACCACGCTCATCATCCTCGTCCTCGGCCGGCGCATCACGCTCCGCAGTGAAGCGGTCGTCAGCGGAGCGGAGGCCGTACCGGTCCAGATCGATCGCGTCCGGCTGCTGCGCAGCATCGTCCGCTACGCACTCCTCATCGAGGCGGCCGGCGCCGTGGCGCTCTGGCTCGCATGGGCCCCCGAACTCGGCGCGGCCGGCGCGGCGTGGCCCGCCGTCTTCCACGCCGTCGCCGCGTTCTGCAATGCGGGCTTCTCCGTGCTCCCGGGCGGCATGACCCGGTTCGCGGGCGACCCGGTGACGCTCGTCATCCTCAGCACCCTTGTGGTCGCGGGCGGGCTCGGCTTCATCGTCTTGGAGGAGCTGAGCATGCAGGTCCGGCGCTCGCCCCGGCCCCGGCTCTCGCTGCACAGCAAACTCGTGCTCGTCACGAGCGCGGCGTTGCTGGCCGGCGGCGCGACGCTGTTCCTCGTCTTCGAGTGGCGCAACGCGCTCGCCCCGTTCCCGTGGTACGAGCGGCCGTTCGAGGCGCTGTTCCTGAGTGTGATGCCACGGTCCGGGGGCTACCACGCCCTGGATTACAACACGCTCAGCACGGCGTCGCTCTTCCTGACGCTCACGTTGATGATCATCGGCGGCTCACCCGGCTCTACCGCCGGCGGCATCAAGACCACTACCGTCGCGCTGCTCGTCGCCCTCGCCGTCGCCCGCCTGCGCGGCCGCGTCCATGCAGACGCCTTCGGCCGCACCATCCCCGAGGGCACCATCCAGCGCGCCATCGGCCTCGCCGTCCTTGTCATCGCCCTCACCGCCGCCGCGGTGCTGCTGCTCCAGGTGACCGAGCTGGGCGGCATCCCCTACGCCGCCGCGCCGGAACGGTTCTGGGCGCTCACCTTCGAGACCGTCAGCGCGTTCAACATCGTGGGCCTCTCGATGGGCGTGACCCCCGAGCTCAGCTCGGCAGGCAAGCTGCTCCTCGTCGCACTGATGTTCGTGGGACGCGTGGGGCCGTTCACCCTCGTGGCGTCAATGGCGATCGCCGCCGCGCGGCGGCGTCTCCACCTCCGCTACGCCTCCGAGGACGTCGTCGTCGGGTGA
- a CDS encoding Fe2+/Zn2+ uptake regulation protein has protein sequence MRPEVVLREALEANGQRFTEQRAAVYRYLASTDTHPTADEVFTAVRAEIPDISLATVYKALETLVGCGLAVKLTYGDGSARYDSRTDPHHHARCLSCGAVMDVPGRLAPDALAGLGPVDGFDVQGYRLELVGRCAECAA, from the coding sequence ATGCGCCCTGAAGTCGTGTTGCGGGAGGCGCTGGAGGCGAACGGTCAGCGGTTCACCGAGCAGCGGGCGGCCGTGTACCGGTACCTCGCCAGCACGGACACGCACCCGACCGCGGACGAGGTCTTCACGGCGGTGCGGGCCGAGATCCCGGATATTTCGCTGGCGACGGTCTACAAGGCGCTGGAGACGCTCGTCGGCTGCGGGCTGGCGGTGAAGCTCACCTACGGCGACGGCTCTGCGCGCTATGACAGTCGCACGGACCCGCACCACCACGCGCGGTGCCTCTCGTGCGGCGCGGTGATGGATGTGCCGGGCCGGCTGGCCCCGGATGCGCTGGCCGGGCTGGGTCCCGTGGACGGCTTCGACGTGCAGGGTTACCGGCTCGAGCTGGTCGGGCGGTGCGCGGAGTGCGCCGCCTGA